In Cyanobacteria bacterium GSL.Bin1, the following proteins share a genomic window:
- a CDS encoding tetratricopeptide repeat protein produces CVEAEVNLGNALSAQGQLSPEQQTHYAQLNHQLGQSRQQAGDLQTAKIYFQQALALNPNAEEVDRMQPGVRGD; encoded by the coding sequence CTGCGTGGAAGCGGAGGTCAATTTAGGCAATGCCCTCTCTGCCCAAGGTCAGCTCTCGCCCGAGCAACAAACTCATTATGCCCAATTAAATCATCAATTGGGTCAGAGTCGGCAACAAGCTGGAGATCTGCAAACTGCCAAAATTTACTTTCAACAAGCCTTAGCGCTCAATCCTAACGCTGAGGAAGTTGACCGGATGCAGCCAGGGGTGAGAGGCGATTGA